The following is a genomic window from Verrucomicrobiia bacterium.
ACGTGGTAGCGATAGTTGTGATAGTTGACAAGCTCCCGCAGTTTTTCGACGCGGGCTTTGGTTCTGGCGTCGGCCATTTTCCCGAAATTAGAACAGAATTGAACCTAAGGCAAGAATGGATTTTGCGTGTATAAGATTGAGGCGGCGGGCAGAGGCCGCAAAAAATACCAGAACAACCGCCGATTTTTCTTGCCTGCCCGCCGCGGCCCTTTTAGATTGGCTTGTGCCGCTTTGCGGCTTGCTTTGACATCAAGGGGGCATCCTCCGGCCCGCGCGCCGGAAAAACCAGCCGGTTTTCTCCAACGAAAACCGCCTGACCAAACGAAAGGGGAAGGGTGGATGGGAAGCCAACGGAGGAATTATGGTATGGGACAGCGCGGCCTTGAAGGAGGCCGTCCGCGCCAAAATCGGCGAACATAAATTCATTGCCGTTTCCAACCGGGAACCGTACGTGCACCGGTTCGGCCCGCAGGGAATCGTCTGCGAGCGGCCGGTTTCCGGAATGGCGGTCGCCTTGGATCCGGTTTTGCAGGCCTGCGGCGGCATCTGGGTGGCGCACGGCTCCGGCGAGGCGGACCGGGAGGTGGTGGACGGGCACTCGCGCATCGCCGTTCCCCCCGGAAAATACGCCTACACCCTGCGGCGGGTCTGGCTCACGCCGGAAGAAGAACAGGGGTACTACTACGGCTTTGCCAACGAGGCGCTTTGGCCGCTCTGCCACATCGCCTTCACCCAGCCGGTTTTCCGCCAGTCCGACTGGGAGGCCTACCGCCGGGTAAATGAGAAATTCGCCGACGCCGTTCTGGAGGAGATGGGGTCGGACACCGGGTTTGTGTTCATCCAGGACTACCACTTCGTCCTGTTGCCCCGGATTTTGAAAAAGCGCCGGCCGGAACTGGTGGTGGCGCAGTTCTGGCACATTCCCTGGCCCAACCGGGAGGCGTTCCGCATTTGCCCCTGGGGGGAGGAGATTTTGGACGGGCTTTTGGGGAATGATTTGCTGGGGTTTCACATCCGCTACCACTGCCAGAATTTTTTGGAGACCGTCGAGCGGAGCATCGAGGCCAAGGTGGACTATGAGCGGAACTCGGTCTTCCGGGGGGGGATGGAAACTTTGGTGCGCCCCTTTCCCATCAGCATCGATTTTGCCCAGGTGGATAAAATGGCCGGATGCGGCGAAACCTCCGCGCGCTCCGCCCAGCTGCGGGCGGAGCATCGCCTGAACGGTATGAAAGTGGGAATCGGCATCGACCGGATGGATTACATCAAAGGGATTCCGGAACGGCTGGCCGCGGTGGACCGTTTTTTTGAAAAATATCCGGAATACCGGGAACGCTTCGTTTTTTTGCAGCTCGGACCCGGCTCGCGCACGGAAATCCAGAAGTACAAGGAGTACAATCTTACCATTGAAAACCTGGCGGGTGAAATCAACCGCAAGCACGGCACGGCCGACTGGCAGCCGGTTCTTTTGCACCGCACCCACCTGCCGCCCGAGGAGGTGACGGCGTATTATCTTGTGGCCGATTTATGCCTGGTCAGCTCGCTGCACGACGGGATGAATTTGGTGGCCAAGGAGTATGTCGCCGCCAGGAAGGACGGGGAAGGGGTTCTGGTGTTAAGCCATTTCACCGGCGCCGCGCGGGAGCTGGAACAAGCGGTTTTGGTAAACCCCTACGCCACGGACGAACTGGCGGACGCCTTGAAGGCCGCCTTGGAAATGCCGGCGGAGGAAAAGGCCCGGCGAATGGAACGGATGCGGGAGACCGTAATGGAAAATAACATTTACCGCTGGGCGGGGAAAATCATCACCGAACTGAACCGGCGGCTGGTGTAATACTTCCAAAAAACCGGCCGGAAACGTCAAAACGAATAGGAGACAGGCATGTTTGAAGAAAAACTGCGCTTGGTAGCGGACCGAATTGCGGAAATTTTTGCCGACTTTTTCGCCTTTCTGCCGACGCTTTTGGTGGCGGCGGCGGTTTTTTTGGCCGGGTGGGTGCTTGCGCGATTTTTCCGCCATATAATCATCCGGTTTCCGTTCAAGGGGATGCCCGGGCCGGAGCCGAGAGGGTTTCTGCCCGGACACCGGCTGTCGCCGCGGGAGCTGGCCGGACATTTCGTATTCTGGCTGTTTTTGCTGCTCACCACCGTTTTGTCCATCGAGGTGATCGGGCTGCCGGTGGGGGCGGGGATCATGGAGCGGCTTTTGGGGACCGTGCCGCGCATCTTCGTTTCCCTTTTAATTTTCGTCTTCGGTTTCCTTCTGGCTTTTTTGGTGGAGGCGGCCCTGAGGGAGCTTTTGCAGCGAATGGCTTTGGACCGCCCGGCTTTCTGGTCGCGGGCTTTTCGCTGGGCCACCCTGATTGTAGTGGCATTGATGGCGATGGAACAGCTGGGGCTGGCGGCCCAGTTTGCCCTGTGGCTGGTCTTAATCCCGATCGGTGCGGCCGCTTTAGCTTTTGCCTTGGCCTTCGGCCTGGGCTGCCGGGAGATGGCGCGGGATTTGGTGATTGAGCTTTTCCGAAAGGAAGAAAGCTCCGGCGCGGCGAAATAGATGAACGGGCCGGCGAAAAGCTTCGTTTTTTTCAGTTCCGTCCCGCTGGTGGAGCTGACCGGGCGGACGGCGCGCACCGTGCGCCAGCTGGCCGAGGAGGTGGAGCGGGCGGAGGCGGCTGTCATTTTCTTCCACACCCACGACTACGTGCGGGAGCACCATTTTCTGGCGCGGGAGTACCCCTCCGATTTTGCCTATTGGGCGGCGGAGATTCTCTTGGAAAAGGGGTTGGGGGAACGGCTGGCGTTCGTGGACTTGCGCCACTTCACCTCCATTGAAGCCCTTCGGGCCGAGATTCTGGCCATTTTGAAAAGCCAGGGTGGAAAGCGGGCCGAGCGGGAGGTTTTGCCCGGGCTGGAGTTTCATTTCCGCAAATCGATCAACATCGTGGTTCCCACCGGCCACACGGCCTCCAGCCTGGCCGAGTTCCGGGAAGGGCTTTTTCGGGTGGACTTAAACAGCCTGTACTACCATTTAATCGAAGCCCATCTGCGGGACGAGGCGCCGGGAAACGATTTTTCCAACTGGGTGGCGGAATGTTTGGGGAAGGAGAAGCTGGCCGCCCAGATTGCCCAGATCGACCCCTACATCAACACGCTGGAGCAGACCCGGCAGAAACTTTTGGGGCTGGTGGACCGGGAACTCGCCAAGGAGCGGGTGGTGGCGAAGCTGGGAAGCTACCCGCAGACCACCGGGGTGGGGCGGTTTTTGCAGGAGAGCGAGCTGTTTAGAAAAGTGCGCGGGCTTTTCGAAAAGAAAACGCCCGGGAAACCGTAGCCGTGGAAATACGACTGTCCGATTACGAGCCGGTCATCGGGCCGCAGCCGATTGAACTGATGAAACGGCTGGCGGGGCATCTGGCCAAAAAGAGAGTCAAGATGGTCAATTCCACGGCCGTCGGCGGAGGGGTCGCGGAAATTCTGCAGCGGCTGGTGCCGCTTTTCAATGAGCTGGGGGTCCGTACCTCTTGGGAAGTTTTGAAAGGGGGGGCGGAGTTTTTCGGCATCACCAAGGCGATTCACAACGCCCTGCACGGAACACCGGTGGAGCTTTCGCCGGAGGTCCAGGAGCATTTTCTTTCCCACACCCGCACACAGGCGGAAAGTTTCCGTTTCGAGGAGGAATTCATCTTCATCCACGACCCGCAGCCGGTTGTCTTTATCGAGAAAAAGACCAAAAAATCCGGCTGGGTCTGGCGCTGCCACATCGACATTTCGGCCCCCTATCCGCCGGTGTGGGATTTTTTGCGGCCGTTCGTGGAAAAATACGACGGTTCCATTTTCTCCGCCCCCAGCTTTGCGCAGGAGCTCCCCATACCCCAATACCAGATACCCCCTTCCATCGATCCTCTGGCGTTGAAAAACCGGGAAGTCCCGGAAGAAGAGGTTCTATCCTATCTTGAACAGGTCGGTTTGGACCCCCAGCGGCCGATTATCACCCAGATTTCCCGCTTCGACCGGCTGAAGGACCCGCTCGGGGTGATTGCCGCCTACCAACTGGTGAAAAAAAGGACCGACTGCCAACTCGTTTTGGCCGGAGGGACGGCGGACGACGACCCGGAAGGATCGGCCGTTCTGGCGGAGATTAAGGAAAAGGCGGCCGGAGACCCCGACATTCACATTCTGGAACTTCCCCCCTTCTCGGATTTGGAAATCAACAAACTGCAGCGGGGCTCGACCGTCGTTCTGCAAAAATCGCTGAAGGAGGGGTTTGCGTTGACCGTGGCGGAGGCGCTCTGGAAGAAAAAACCGGTGGTCGCCTCCGCCGTCGGGGGAATTCCCCTGCAAATCATTCACAACCAAACCGGGCTTTTGGTGCATTCGGTCGAAGGGGCGGCTTTGAAAATCAAGTATCTTTTGACCCATCCGGAAGCGGCCCGGCAGCTGGGGGAAAACGGCCACCAGCACGTCAAACAGCATTTTTTGATTACCCGGCATCTGCGGGATTATCTGGCGGTTCTCTTTTCCTTGTCCCACCCCGGGAAGGATGTCATCCGGCTGTGAAGCCGCTTGCCGCCTCGCGCCTGGAAATCGAAAAACGGATTCGGGCGGCCAATCAAATTCTTGTTTTTCTGGATTACGACGGCACGCTGGTTCCCATCCAGCCCACCCCCGAACTGGCCCGGCTTTCGACCGGGCAGAAAAAAATTCTGGCCGACCTTGCCCGGCGGCCCCGATTCAAGGTCGGGCTTTTAACCGGCCGGAGCTTGAAGGATATCCGCCGGGCCGTGAGGGTCCCCGGGTTGTTTTACGCCGCCAATTACGGGCTGGCGATTGTCACCCTGCAAAAGAGCTGGGTGCATCCGGAAGCGCAAAAAAAAGTGCCCATGCTTAAAAAGATACTCCCCTGGCTGAAAAAATTGAGTTTGGAATTCCGGGGGGTGCGTATTGAGGATAAAGCATTGACTGTCGCCATCCACTACCGGCAATACAAAGGGAAGCCGGAGCGGCTGAAAAAAAGGCTGGAGGAAATCATACGGGGACATCACGTGGCGTTTATGCTTAAAACCGGCAAGAAAATATTCGAAGTTTATCCGGCCGTTAAGTGGGACAAGGGGAAAGCGCTTTTGAAAGTGGAACGGCTGCTGGGTTTTCGCCGGGCGCCGCTGGTAATTTTTTTTGGGGATGACCATGCGGACGAGGAGGCGTTTCGACAGATGGGCCCGAAGGATGTCTCCGTGGCAGTGGGGAGGGGCTGGAAAACGGCGGCGCGATATTTCTGCAAAAACAGCGCCGAGGTGATGCGGTTCCTTGAGTCGCTTTTGAAAATCGAGCCGGGCGGGAAGAACTGAAAATCAGCGGCGGAGCAGGTTCTGGCTCAACATATTTTCCCAGTTTGGGTTTTGCTTTTCCCCCGGGACGGTGGAGTGCACAAGCTCGTAATTCCCCAACCCTCGCAAATCGGCAAAGACGAAAAGCCCCTGCTTGCCGGCCGCCAGGCGGGTGTACTCCCATTTCTGCCAGGGCAGATTATCCGGAGAGGCCGGGGACTGCTCGATATTGGCCGGTTCCCCGTACAGCATCAACACCCGGCCGCGGTCGGTCTGCCAGCCGTCCTGCGCCCCGGCGGAGCGGGAGAAGCGCTCCACTGATTTCGCGAAACGGCGGTAGGCCTCGAATTTGTACTCGTTTTCGGGGGTCTGGGGGGTGGGGTCGTGCTTTTGCCACCATTCATTGATGAAGTTCAACTGGCCCGTGCGGTTGGAGGCGCGGTAAATCTCCTTTTCCTGATTGGTCAAAAGAAAATGGGTGACCTTGGGAAAATAGTCCAGCTCCTCTTCCGCCACGGGGGGGCGGAGGGAGGGGGGGAAGAGCAGGAAGGTTTTGCTCTGGGAAGCGGCGGCGCCGGTGGCCGGGTCGCGGGCGGTAAGGAAAAGCGAGTAGATTCCCGGCGGGAGCATCGACAAATCCACGGAGGCGGAAAGGGCGGCCGGTTCTTCCTTGGGATGCTTGTGAAACCCCGAAGATTTAAGTGTGTCCCCGGCGGGACTTAGAATGGAATATTCCAGATCAAAATTTTTCAGTTCGGGGCGGGCCGGCGCCAGGCCGTACAGTTCGACATAAAAGTACAAGCGCGGGTCGTCCAAACTGTAGGTGGCGGGGGGGTTCGGCACAATCAGCCGGTCCCCTTTTTTGTACAAGCTGGCCCCCGGCTGGCGTTTTCTGTCGGTTATCAAGCGGGCCAATTGAAGGGAACTGAAGCTCATCCCCTTCCGCAAATCCGGCACTTCGATTTCCAGCGTGTCCTGCCCCGCGCGGCCGCTTTTCATATCCCAGACCGAGAGGCGGGCTTTGTAGTTTCCCGGCGCGACCCAAAAGTCGAAAATTTCGGAAAGCTCGTTGGTGGTGTCGATCCGGGTCACCCGGAAGGCGGTGGTTTTTGACAGGGAATCGAGAGGTCGGCCCTCCGGGGTGAACAAATCGACATAAGCCAGCACGTAGGCCAGATATTTTCCCGGCCCGCCGGTTTGACTGTCGGCCGGCGTCAGAGTCAGCTCCGTGGAGGAGAGAGCGTAGTAAATTTCCAACCGAATGGAGTCACCCTCGCGGAAACAGGCATAGTCCGTGACCACACTCAAGGGGGAATTTTGCTTTAGTGTATCCTGGGCCCAAAGCGCGGAAGGAAACAGCAAACAAAACAGCAGTTTTTTCACGGCGTCAGAACCTCCGCCCGTCGAAGGGAGGACGCAAAACCCAGCTGCCGTTGCCGGTGACATCTTCAAAGGAAAAGGCGCGGCGGAAGCTGAAGTAATACCAGGTCTGGGTGGAGTGTCCGGTCTGGCGGATGCGGGTGACATTGGAGGTATAGCGGTCCTCGTCTTCCGCCACGAAGGGATTCGTGTTGCGCAGGCCGGACTGGTCCTCGTCCACTTGATCCGGCTCGCCGTAGCGGATGTAAATTTTTCCCATGTCCGACTTCCAGCCGGGGAGCCCCATATAGCTGAAATAGGCGTCCGCGAAGCGGACCCGCCGTTCGAACTCCTTTTTGGCCTCGTTTTCCCGGGTGGCCTGGGTCGGGTCACGATCCTTCCAAAATTTGTCCCAGGCCTCCAGCCGCTTTTCCTTTGGGGTTTTTTCCAGCGGTTCCACGTCCGTTTCGCGGGAAAAATAGCGCAGGAGGTCCACCACGTCCTTGAAGTTGTAGACCAGCGCGGCCTCCCAGTTCCAGTTCATTTTGAATTCCGCCTCCTCTTTGGCCAGCTCTTTTTTCCCTTCCCGCACCGTCAGTTTAAGCCGGTAGTCGCCGGGGGGGAATTTGCCGACGGGAAGATTGGCGAAGACGGGGGTTTTGGCGGCGGTGAGATTAAGCGAATCGGTTTGCCTTGTCCACATCCCGTGGTGGCGCTGGGTAATTTCGTATTCCAAGCGGATGGCCCGGGGCTCCGGCTGTCTGGAATAAATCTCATAATAAAAATGCAGGAGCGAGTCCGGATCGCCAAAGGCGCGGGAGACGGAGGGGATGACCGTCCGGTTCTCTTTTTTGAAGAGGGGGAGGTTGGCCGAATCGGCAAAGGCGCCGATGAAAAGGGGGTTACTGACCGACACCTCTCCGCGGGTGAAGTCCGGCACGCCGGCTTTCCGCGTGGCGGAGGAGATTTCCTTGGAGTTGTTGTCCGTCAAATGAATTTTAATCTTGTAGTTACCCGGTTTTACAGAGAAATGGGCGGCGTTCAGCCGATAGCTTTCCAGACTCTGGGTTTGATCGTAGGTCGGGACTGCAAACTCCTCTGAGTTATGTTTGGAGGCGACTTCCCGCCCGTTTTCACCTTCCAGACTTACCTCCACCTCGTAGGCGGCTTGGTACTCGCTTCCCTTTTTTACAAAACTGAAGCCAACGTTGCGGAGTTTGTAATACACCTCCAGCCGGCTTTTCCCTTTGGCTGTATCGGCAAAAGCCGCAAAATCCACTTCGAACGGTGGGATTCCCACGCGGCTGTCCTTGGAGAGGGGGTTTTGGCCAAAGAGGTTGGCGGTGGCGAAGAGAACGGTCAGCGAGGCGGCAAAAAGCTTCATTAGTCGTTGGGAGGGGTAAAGTTCCATCCCACCCTTGCATTTATTATACGATAACAGGTTGCTGATTGACAACAGGTTTTTGCAGAGAGAAACGTCGATAATTAGGCAATTTGAGCTTCCGGCATTGTATATTACAGCCAAGGGAATACTTATCCGATGCGCATAAACGTAATCTGGCCGCTTATTGTGATGGGTGCAGTATTTCTTTTGAGCGGGGGCGCTTTTGCCCAATCCAATATTTACACCTTCCCCGGGCCTGATGTGGATTTGGGGCAAAGCAGCCGCGTTCGGGTGGTATCTGGGGGGCATTACATTGGCGGCCGGGGAGACACGGTTTATGTTCTAAGGCAACTTGGCCATACCTATTGCCACAAGTCCACGGATGGCGGCAAAACCTTCAATTCAGGAGTTCAAGTGAATTCAACTGCTGGAGCTGTGAACGCAAGCTTGAAAGTCGATACAGCCGGAATTGTTTATGTGGCCTATCAGGACGAGTTCGCGGATATTCGATTTACCAAATCCACTGACGGCGGACAAACCTTCACTCCTGCAATCAAAGTGAATGATGATACCATTCCTCAAACTGGGCAGGAAAAACCAGCAATAGCAGTTAATAATAAAGGTCAAATATTCATTGCTTGGCGGGACCAGCGAACTGATCCCGGCCAACCGCACAAAGCGGTGTTTGCAACCGCAAGTTATAATGGTGGACTTACTTTCACGTCGAACATACAGGTTAATGATAGCACACAGCCTATGGGAGGTGGTATTGATATTGGAGTCGACAGTAGTTGTCGCGTCTATGTGGCTTGGGATCCCTATAGCGGACCACTTTTTATGAGCAGGAGTGATGATTCTGCTAATACTTTTTATTTACGCACGGCAGTAAGCGATGGTGTTTTGTATCCGAGTATTGCCGTTAGTACGATGTCTATCGGTGTAATTTGGGAAGATGTTCGAATAGTTAATGATATCTTTCAACAAACATTGCGTTTTTCAGTAAGCAGTGATCTTGGTCAGATGTTTTCATCTAGTATTGTTGTTGACAGTTCGGGTCAACCTCAAAACCCATCATTGGCTTGGGCAAACAATATCTTTTACACGGCATGGCGAGCTACGCATCGCCGAACACCCGGCGGTCCTTATTTCGACCATATTTGGTTTTCCTATAGCCGCGACAGCGGTCAAACTTTTGTGCCGTTTGTGGACGCTATCCCGGATGATACAAACTTTGTTGTCCACGAGTCCCCTTCAATTTGGGTCAACGAAACGGAGAAAGTTTTTGTGGCTTGGATTGACAGCCGATGGGATCCTTTTGATCAATCCCTTTGGCATCTTTTTGTGTCGGTAGGCACGCCCCACCCTGCAAAGGGAGATCTGAACTTTGATGGGATTATAAATATGGTGGATATAGTGCTTGAACTTAACACGGTCTTTCTTGGCGAGCCGTTTCCGGCGCCCCCTCACCGGGCGGACGGCAACTGCGACGGACAGGTAACCCCTGCGGATATGGTTATACTGTTAAATCGATGGTATCGTGATATACCGTTTCCTTGCGACTAAACCAAATTTTTCCAAGGCCTTGTAATTCTTCAAGATAAAGTTACCCTTCAGGGGCTTAAATTATTTGACGAAAATAGGAATGGGTGTTACATTTGGCAGTGAATGGGGATGGCTCGATGTCTATTCGTCTATCACTTGTTTAGCCCCGTATAATATTTATGGCCGAAAAAAGCAAAAAAGGATTCTTCAAAAAAACCAAGGATAACAGCGCCAAAATCGGGCGCATCTTTCGCCCGTTTTTCCGCTGGGAAGTGGCCGGGCTTTTGGGGGTTTTCTTTGGGCTTTTGCTTTTAATTTCGCTCGTTACCTACGACAGCTCGGATAACGAAAAGCTTTCCCGCTTCTCTTTCGGGGCGCTTTTTCACCCCAAGGAAGTGCTGACGGCCAACAAGGCGGGGATTCTGGGGGCGTGGCTGGCGTACAACTTCTACGCGCAGAGTGGATTTTTCGCCATAGTTCTCGGGCTTTTCGCACTTGTTTTTGGCAGCCAGCTTTTTTTGAAGAAAAACTGGAGTCGGTTATACCTCAAGGCGGCGCCGTTCGTCATCTATTACGTGCTTTTTGCCGTCATCGTGGATGCGGTTCTGCATCAGGAACTTTATCAATTTGACGGGGAGCCGACTTTTGGCGGGGCCTTTTCCTTTGGCATCGCCTCGTTCCTAATGGCGTTGATCGGACAGGTGGGGGCGGTGGTTTTGCTTTTGGCATTGGCCCTGGCTTTGGTTGTTTTGTTCAAGCCGGAGCTTTTGAAGATGAAATTCAAAAAGCCGGAAATCCCCTCGGTGAGGTTTCCAACCGCCAAGCCGAAGGAAGAGGCAAATTTGGCGATGGCGGCAGAGCGTCCAATTCGAGGGGCCGTGGCGGTAAAAAAAGAGTCGAGTTGGAAAAAGTTCTGGAACACGTTCAGGGATTTCGGCAAGGTGGAGATAGAAGGAGCTCGCCAAGCGGAGGTTTCCCGAACGGGCAAAGCCGGGGCGGCGGTACTGGCTCCAGAAGTCGCTGAATCGGAAGAAGTAGTTGTGCCGCCGAAGAAAAAAGTGGGCGGGGCCGTGCCGGTGCAGCAGGAGAGTTTTTTCAAAGAACTTTCCGACACGCTTAAAATCGTCAAGACGCCGGATCCGGATTTGGGGAAATATGAGTATCCATCTTTGGCGCTTTTGGCCGACCCGCCGCAGGGGCAGCGGGGCATCACTCGGGAAGAAATAGGGCGGCTTTCGGATACTTTGGAAAAGACCCTAGCCACCTTCGGCGTGGCAATCGAAGATCAGATTGAAGCCCATCCGGGGCCGATTATCACCCGTTTTGAGTTCAAACCGGCGGCGGGGGTTAAAATCAACCAAATCGTCTCGCTGGCGGATGATTTGGCCCTGGCTTTGCAGGCCAAGCGGATTCGGGTGGTCGCTCCCATCCCCGGCAAGGCGGCGGTGGGGATCGAGGTTCCCAATCCGAACCCCCAAACGGTTTATTTGAAGGAGATTTTGGCCTCGGGCGCTTTTGCCGATGAGGGGATGCGGCTGCCGATGGCTCTGGGCAAGACCATCGGCGGGGAGGCCTTAACGTATGATTTGGCCAAGATGCCGCATCTTTTAATCGCCGGCGCCACCGGAAGCGGAAAGTCGGTTTGCTTGAATGTACTCATTACCAGTTTGCTCTACCGCAAGCACCCGGCGGAGCTTAGGTTTATTTTCATCGACCCGAAAATGCTGGAGCTTTCGGTTTATGCCGGGATTCCGCACCTTGAACGGGCGGTGGTTACTTCGCCGCGCATTGCCGAGAAGGTTTTGGCGGATGCCGTCATCGAAATGGAGGAGCGGTACCGTGCCTTGGCGAAGGCCTCCGTTCGCAACATCGAGGATTACAACAAGAAAAAGAAGGCGAACGAGCGGCTGCCGTATTTGGTCATCATTGTGGATGAGCTGGCGGATTTGATGATGTCGTCCGTCTCCACCCGAACCGAAACTTTAATCACCCGGCTGGCGCAGATGGCGCGGGCGGTCGGCATCCATCTCGTTTTGGCCACGCAGCGCCCCTCCGTGGACGTCATCACCGGGCTTATCAAGGCGAATTTCTCCTCGCGCATCGCTTTTCAAGTCGCATCCAAGGTGGATTCCAGAACGATTCTGGATGCCAACGGTGCCGAGAAACTTTTGGGCTCCGGGGACATGCTCTTTATGTACACCGGGCGGCCGGAGCCGGAGCGGATTCACGGGGCGTACATTTCCGGTTCCGAGACGGAGGAGCTGGTCGGCTTTTTGAAGGCGCAAAACTACGAGGTGCCGCCGATGGACAATTTTGCCGTCACGCCGGAAGCGGAGTTGGAAGAGGAGACCAACGACGACCGTCCGGATGATTTATTCCGCCAGGCGGTCGAGCTGGTCGTGCGCCACCGGCAGGGGTCGGTTTCGCTTCTGCAAAGGCGTTTAGGAGTCGGCTACCAGCGGGCGGCACGGCTCATCGACCAATTGGAGGCGGCGGGAATCGTGGGGCCGTACGACGGCTCCAAGGCGCGGGAGGTCTTGGTGGACAAGGATTATCTGGCGAAGCAGGGTTCGGCTCCGCTGCCGCCTGCGAATTGAAATGAGAAAGATTACTTTGTTCGCGTTCATTCTGGCCGTTTCTCCGGCCCTCGTTTTGGCCAACACGGCGGGGGAGTGGCTTTCCAAGCTGTACCAGCATTACAACGACGCCGAGCGGCTGTACGTCCGGTTTGAGCAA
Proteins encoded in this region:
- a CDS encoding glycosyltransferase, with the translated sequence MEIRLSDYEPVIGPQPIELMKRLAGHLAKKRVKMVNSTAVGGGVAEILQRLVPLFNELGVRTSWEVLKGGAEFFGITKAIHNALHGTPVELSPEVQEHFLSHTRTQAESFRFEEEFIFIHDPQPVVFIEKKTKKSGWVWRCHIDISAPYPPVWDFLRPFVEKYDGSIFSAPSFAQELPIPQYQIPPSIDPLALKNREVPEEEVLSYLEQVGLDPQRPIITQISRFDRLKDPLGVIAAYQLVKKRTDCQLVLAGGTADDDPEGSAVLAEIKEKAAGDPDIHILELPPFSDLEINKLQRGSTVVLQKSLKEGFALTVAEALWKKKPVVASAVGGIPLQIIHNQTGLLVHSVEGAALKIKYLLTHPEAARQLGENGHQHVKQHFLITRHLRDYLAVLFSLSHPGKDVIRL
- a CDS encoding GWxTD domain-containing protein; the encoded protein is MELYPSQRLMKLFAASLTVLFATANLFGQNPLSKDSRVGIPPFEVDFAAFADTAKGKSRLEVYYKLRNVGFSFVKKGSEYQAAYEVEVSLEGENGREVASKHNSEEFAVPTYDQTQSLESYRLNAAHFSVKPGNYKIKIHLTDNNSKEISSATRKAGVPDFTRGEVSVSNPLFIGAFADSANLPLFKKENRTVIPSVSRAFGDPDSLLHFYYEIYSRQPEPRAIRLEYEITQRHHGMWTRQTDSLNLTAAKTPVFANLPVGKFPPGDYRLKLTVREGKKELAKEEAEFKMNWNWEAALVYNFKDVVDLLRYFSRETDVEPLEKTPKEKRLEAWDKFWKDRDPTQATRENEAKKEFERRVRFADAYFSYMGLPGWKSDMGKIYIRYGEPDQVDEDQSGLRNTNPFVAEDEDRYTSNVTRIRQTGHSTQTWYYFSFRRAFSFEDVTGNGSWVLRPPFDGRRF
- a CDS encoding trehalose-6-phosphate synthase, with protein sequence MVWDSAALKEAVRAKIGEHKFIAVSNREPYVHRFGPQGIVCERPVSGMAVALDPVLQACGGIWVAHGSGEADREVVDGHSRIAVPPGKYAYTLRRVWLTPEEEQGYYYGFANEALWPLCHIAFTQPVFRQSDWEAYRRVNEKFADAVLEEMGSDTGFVFIQDYHFVLLPRILKKRRPELVVAQFWHIPWPNREAFRICPWGEEILDGLLGNDLLGFHIRYHCQNFLETVERSIEAKVDYERNSVFRGGMETLVRPFPISIDFAQVDKMAGCGETSARSAQLRAEHRLNGMKVGIGIDRMDYIKGIPERLAAVDRFFEKYPEYRERFVFLQLGPGSRTEIQKYKEYNLTIENLAGEINRKHGTADWQPVLLHRTHLPPEEVTAYYLVADLCLVSSLHDGMNLVAKEYVAARKDGEGVLVLSHFTGAARELEQAVLVNPYATDELADALKAALEMPAEEKARRMERMRETVMENNIYRWAGKIITELNRRLV
- the otsB gene encoding trehalose-phosphatase encodes the protein MKPLAASRLEIEKRIRAANQILVFLDYDGTLVPIQPTPELARLSTGQKKILADLARRPRFKVGLLTGRSLKDIRRAVRVPGLFYAANYGLAIVTLQKSWVHPEAQKKVPMLKKILPWLKKLSLEFRGVRIEDKALTVAIHYRQYKGKPERLKKRLEEIIRGHHVAFMLKTGKKIFEVYPAVKWDKGKALLKVERLLGFRRAPLVIFFGDDHADEEAFRQMGPKDVSVAVGRGWKTAARYFCKNSAEVMRFLESLLKIEPGGKN
- a CDS encoding DUF5752 family protein, with translation MNGPAKSFVFFSSVPLVELTGRTARTVRQLAEEVERAEAAVIFFHTHDYVREHHFLAREYPSDFAYWAAEILLEKGLGERLAFVDLRHFTSIEALRAEILAILKSQGGKRAEREVLPGLEFHFRKSINIVVPTGHTASSLAEFREGLFRVDLNSLYYHLIEAHLRDEAPGNDFSNWVAECLGKEKLAAQIAQIDPYINTLEQTRQKLLGLVDRELAKERVVAKLGSYPQTTGVGRFLQESELFRKVRGLFEKKTPGKP
- a CDS encoding DNA translocase FtsK 4TM domain-containing protein, whose product is MAEKSKKGFFKKTKDNSAKIGRIFRPFFRWEVAGLLGVFFGLLLLISLVTYDSSDNEKLSRFSFGALFHPKEVLTANKAGILGAWLAYNFYAQSGFFAIVLGLFALVFGSQLFLKKNWSRLYLKAAPFVIYYVLFAVIVDAVLHQELYQFDGEPTFGGAFSFGIASFLMALIGQVGAVVLLLALALALVVLFKPELLKMKFKKPEIPSVRFPTAKPKEEANLAMAAERPIRGAVAVKKESSWKKFWNTFRDFGKVEIEGARQAEVSRTGKAGAAVLAPEVAESEEVVVPPKKKVGGAVPVQQESFFKELSDTLKIVKTPDPDLGKYEYPSLALLADPPQGQRGITREEIGRLSDTLEKTLATFGVAIEDQIEAHPGPIITRFEFKPAAGVKINQIVSLADDLALALQAKRIRVVAPIPGKAAVGIEVPNPNPQTVYLKEILASGAFADEGMRLPMALGKTIGGEALTYDLAKMPHLLIAGATGSGKSVCLNVLITSLLYRKHPAELRFIFIDPKMLELSVYAGIPHLERAVVTSPRIAEKVLADAVIEMEERYRALAKASVRNIEDYNKKKKANERLPYLVIIVDELADLMMSSVSTRTETLITRLAQMARAVGIHLVLATQRPSVDVITGLIKANFSSRIAFQVASKVDSRTILDANGAEKLLGSGDMLFMYTGRPEPERIHGAYISGSETEELVGFLKAQNYEVPPMDNFAVTPEAELEEETNDDRPDDLFRQAVELVVRHRQGSVSLLQRRLGVGYQRAARLIDQLEAAGIVGPYDGSKAREVLVDKDYLAKQGSAPLPPAN
- a CDS encoding GWxTD domain-containing protein; protein product: MKKLLFCLLFPSALWAQDTLKQNSPLSVVTDYACFREGDSIRLEIYYALSSTELTLTPADSQTGGPGKYLAYVLAYVDLFTPEGRPLDSLSKTTAFRVTRIDTTNELSEIFDFWVAPGNYKARLSVWDMKSGRAGQDTLEIEVPDLRKGMSFSSLQLARLITDRKRQPGASLYKKGDRLIVPNPPATYSLDDPRLYFYVELYGLAPARPELKNFDLEYSILSPAGDTLKSSGFHKHPKEEPAALSASVDLSMLPPGIYSLFLTARDPATGAAASQSKTFLLFPPSLRPPVAEEELDYFPKVTHFLLTNQEKEIYRASNRTGQLNFINEWWQKHDPTPQTPENEYKFEAYRRFAKSVERFSRSAGAQDGWQTDRGRVLMLYGEPANIEQSPASPDNLPWQKWEYTRLAAGKQGLFVFADLRGLGNYELVHSTVPGEKQNPNWENMLSQNLLRR